One Peromyscus eremicus chromosome 17, PerEre_H2_v1, whole genome shotgun sequence genomic window, CacctacatacatatgtataaacatacagatggttaaaaataataaaaaccataaAACCCAGTGTCAGTAAGCATGCAAGGAGATAGGCATGGTGGGAAGCAGTGTGCAGGCTTGGGCCAGCGTGCACAGGCCAGCTGGGGTCCTGGGCTTCGGGTTTCTCCCACTCTGCCGCTGTTCACTTGTTCCAAAACGATGCAGAGTTCATCTTGCCTGACCCACGGAGTACTAGGGCTTCGACTGTGTTTAATCTTGGAGAGGTTTTGCTCTAAGTCCCAGGCTGGTCCAGAAGTCACACCAGCTCTTTCAGGCTGCTGTCTTGCTTTCAGGAGACCTCGCTCAGGAGGAGCCGCTGAGAGTGCTGGAGGAGCCGGTGAGCTTCCCGCTCTTCCTCGTGCACCCTTTCCGGGCTCATCTTTGCTTCTGTGCGGGCACGCGAGGAGCGCAGCGCGCCTGGAGGCTCGGCCTGCAGGGTGCCATCCGGCTGAGAGCCACCGGTGCGTCCCAGGGTGGGGCGCAGGTGGGGAGCGGGAGGACGATGGGCGTAGGTGTGGGGCTCCCTGGGGAGGGCCTGGGCATAGCGCGTGGTTGACGGCACCCTCAGTCCTGCAGCGCAGCCGGGCGCCTGCGGCCTGCGCCTTCCTGGAGGCTGTGCACCTCTATCGACGACGCCGGGGCTTTGCCGGTGGCGACGACGCGACCCTGGGCTCTGATGCGGAGGTGAGCGGTGTCCCCGGTGTGTCCCGCAGGCCTGGGCAGGTTCCGCCACCCGCCACACACTACACTCTCACGCCTCCCCTGCAGGTGCTGAGCGCCGAGCTGATGCGGGAACTGTTGCCGGCGCTGCGCGCACAGACGCTGCGGGGCCTGCGCGGTGCAGGGCGCGCCCGGGCCCGGGCCTGCGCGGAGGTGCGGAGCCAGACACGGCGAGGGGATGAGGAGAGCGAAAGGGAGGGTAGGGAGCCGCCCCGAGCCCCACGCGTTCGCCCACACCACCCTCGACGCTGCAGTTCCTCGACGCTGTGCACGCGACCGTCCTGGCCCGGGTATCCGCAGGGCTGCGCGCATTCCAGCCAGAAAAAGACGCGCTGCTGGCGAAGCTCGAGAGGACAGTGCGCGCAGAGTTCGAGCAGATCATGCAGCAGCGAGCGCAATGGGCAGAGAAAGTAGAAGGTGAGCCAGACGGGGTAAGGGGCGGGGCCGCTGGTGAGAGGGGGGCGGGCGAGAGGTGGAGCTAGGAACGAGGGTGGGTCCAGGAGCACGAAGGCGGGGCCACGGAGCGAGGGGCGGGGTCTGGGCAGGAATGCCGCAGGAGGCTGAGGGGCGGGGTCAGGAAACGTAGGGGCGGTGCCAGCCGGGAGTGGGCGTGGCTTCGGGAGCTGGGCCTACTAGCAGGGGAGGGTGGACTGGAGGCGGAATCAGGGCGGAGCTAGCAGGATGGACAGTGTTTGCCTGAGGGGGCGGGGTCTTGCGAGTGAAAGGCGGGGCCTAatcggggcggggcggggcctggggaatAGGCTCGGGAAACGGTGTCAGCTGGTGAGGAGTAGAGTGGGCCTCTGGATCCTGGCTTGGAGACACCCTGAGAAGGGAATGGTGCGAGAGGGCGTGGCCTGGAACCTGGAGAGACCCTGGCCTGTTAAGTTGTGGGCCAGGTAGGAGACACGAGTTGGCGGAGGCCTTGCAGGGTCTGCTCTGCAGCCCAGTTATTAAGACCCGGGTTTGAATCACCTTCTGCTTCCTCGGCCTGTGCCGTTGGGCCAGGTCTCACTGCTCCtagtctcagtttcctcatctgtaaaatgggtaccCGGCTGGCCAGGCTGAGGTCCCTGCTCCTGTGCATCCACTGAGTGCCTGGTGGAGAAAAATCCAGGTCCACATATCCCCTCAGCCGAGATCCGAGACCCCCTGGAGGCATGCCTGTGCCGCATGGTGGATCCGCAGCTGCCTCAGCTTACCCTTGCGCTGCTGAGCCCCGTGGAAGCCACGCTCCAAACCGTTCGCACTCTCCTCATCCGGGGCATGGACCGGCTGTCTCACCACCTGCACAAGAACCCTTCTGGCACACGGCTACGCCGGGAGGTTAGCATGTGGGCCGCCAGTGGCACGTCCGCCTTGGCCTGTCTGTATCATAAGCCAATGGTGTCTTCTCGTCGGACTGCTGTTCATCTGTACGTAGGTTTATGAATTTGGGGAGATACCTTGGGACCCAGAGCTGATGCAGGCCTGCtatcgggaggcagagagaaaccgCAGCCACCTGGCCCAGCTGGCAGAACCATTTGGCTTCCTGGGGATGCGGAGCCTGGTGTTTGGGGCCCAAGATCTTGCACAACAGGTGAGAAGAGTGAATGAGAAGGAAGCATTGGGTGTCCCtggtagagggagagagtgagCATTTGTGGGCACGGAATGGGTCCAGCTGGTAGGCAGGCAGAGCCTGGAGAGAGGATGAGTCTGTGGAGGGCAATGGGGAGCCTCAGAGGTGTGTGAGCAAGGGCAGGAGCATGGCCTCACTCAGGTTTAGAACGCTCTGTCTGCTGTTAGGAGTTCTGTCTGTAAAGGCAAGAGTGGAGGAGGCTGGAAGCCCTGATCCAGATGGAGGTGTGGCGGTGCAGGCctggcccagcacttgggaggttgaggcaggaagatcaggatgccagggtcatcctcagcctcacagtgaatttgaggacagtgtgaggccctgtctaaaacaaaaagaaagacatgttttgcaggcagagtttctctgtgtcccgaATAACcacccagagacttattattaattatagatGCTCGGtcgatagctcaggctggttactagctagctcttacattttaaattaacccatgtttcttatctaccctctgccacatggcggTACCTTCTTTCAACGCAGCatattcatcttgcttctctctagTCCCCTCATGACcttcagactccacccttcttcttcccaacattctctctgcctcaaaaatcctgcctagctactggccagtcagctttttattaaaccaatctgagtgacaaaacttcacagtatacaaaaagatttttCCACAGCATGTTTTGAAGGCAGGGATAGGGCCCTGCCGTGGACACGGGGCATGAAGGAGGAACAGCCTGAGGGTAAGCCACTGGTGCTTGGCACACATGTTCAGTTTGTACACTGCACAGGAGTACTCCCCGGGGAGGCTGGAGATCTTCCTCAGACTGGAGCCTAGGGGACAGGCTGCTGGGAAAGTATTGGGCGTTAGAAGCCCGAGCCAGAGCGGTGGTCCTGGGGTGTGGGATCATCTGGGATCATCTGGGCATCTCCGCATCTCCTTCACAGCTTATGGCGGCCGCTGTCACCACCTTCCTACAACTGGCTGACCAATGTCTGACATCGGCTCTGGACCGCGGCCAGACAGCTGAGCAGCTGGAGAAAGTCAGGGGCCTTGTGCTGAAGGTGAGGTTGTGGGAGGGGCGTGTGCCCCAGAGTGCTGAGGGCCCTTTACAGGCTGGCTATGTCCCCTGCAGAAGTTCACCTCGGACAGTGAGACCTCTCGGTGGAGGTTCACCCGGGACTGGCTGCTGGGAATCTTCTGGCCCTTCGTGTGGAGCCAGCTTGGGGTGAGCTCTAACTCGGTGAGTGGACACCTGAGACATCTGTCTGGAGGGGACAGAGTGCCCACTCTTGCCTGAAGCCACTGGGGCACAAGACtccacctctgcttcccaggctGGGTGGGGGCTCTTTGGGCTTCCACAGTGGCCTGTGCATTGGTTCATTCCTAACACTTGCTGACCGCACACACTCCCAGAGTTCCATCCCAGCAGTGCTGAGCCTGCGCGGGCTCCATGGGTCTAGGTTTATAGGGGAGAACCACCtgtgcaaaggtcctggggcAGGACTGAGCCAGAGAGGAGTCAGTTGAGGGAAGAAACAGGAGGAAGGGTGTGGATGGGGAGGACTAACAGGACTCCTCAGAAGAAGCAGCTGTGGCTAGGTCCCAGCTGAGACACTTGTGAGGTAGGATGGCTGTGTGGCCTTAGTCCATGTGGGACCAGGGTGAGCAAGTCCCTGTTGCAGACAGGGAAGCAAGAGCACCCCAGCAGATCCGGCCAGGGCTGGGGGCGCACACAGGCCCTGCATCCAGCCAAGCTCCTCACTGTGGTCCTAGGAACAGCCTGAGGTGGATGGGGACATCCTGGGCATGGGCTGCCAGGTTCTGACCACTGAGGGTGTCTGCAGGGACGTCATCCAGGGCCTCCTTCTGCAGAGGATTGACAGAGGTGAGCTCCCAGCTGTGTGTGGCTCAGCGGAGCCTTGCTCAGTCCCTTTCATTTCCTGCGGACGCGTGCGCAGAACTGGAGGGTCCTGAGTGGACAGTGATGGGGCTCCCTGAAGGGGGGCACTGGAGTGGGATtctcaggaagagaagagagaggcagtTGTCCCTGGTACCGGAGAGTTGGTCTGCAGTCCACTCAGGAGCTCCTGGATGCTCACAAAGCCTTTGAAGACAGCAGAGGGGAGAGGGTCTCAGGAGGCTAGATGAGTGGCGGACGCCCAGAGACGATGGCATCCCAGGAGCAGAGGGAGACTGTGTCCTTGATGTGTGGGCCAAACAAGAAAAACGGAGCTGAGATAGTGATGCAGGCCTGCCAtccaagcaatcctcctgcctcagcatcctgagtgcctGAACCCACATGGCCAGGagagtagagtttttttttttaatgacttaattttattttatgtgcattggtgttttgcctgcgtgtctgtctgtgagggcatcagttcccctggaactggagtcacagatggtatgagctgccatgtgggtgctgggaaccgaacccgggtcccctggaagagcagaccatgctctcagctgctgagccgTCCACTTCTGAGAGTAGAAGTTTTAACTGCAAACTAACTCCAGAAATGGGGACCTGGATGAGCTTCAGACCCTAGAGCTTGTGTACATCCTTAGGGGAATTCCACCTGCCATTGATTAGTAATGTCTGCATTGGTGAAGCATGGAAAGAGGATCAGGGGAGGCTACAGCTGGCCTTCCTCAGGTGGGCCCGGGTGTTCTCTCTTGTTCTAGAGTTGAAAAAGAGTCTTGGTGCCAGTGACAGAGTGTGCTCTCCAGCTGGCTGCTCGGTATCCCTGTGAACCAGGAAGGAGCAAGTGAGTAGCTCACAGGTTCTAGGCCATGGCAAGGAATGGCCACGGGGTCGCATAGGATGTGTAGCAGTGTGGCAAGGGTAGAGTGGATGGACTAGAATGAACTTCATCTGCTGAAGTGGCCAGGCTGGCCAAAGATGTGGTGAACAGGTGGAGAAGCCATTGGCTCTGACACGcacatgtgtttgtttttggcaGAGTTTTTGGTCCTGGGAGCCACTTCCAagttaccacacagagacttatattaattgtaaatgctcggccaatagctcaggcttgttactaactagtgcCTACGTTTTCCTTATTTATACTCTGCCACATGTCGgcacctttattagcatggcagtTCATcccttgctccctctgcatctggctggtgcctcctctgactccgcccttcctcatcccatcattctcagtttggctcttctGCCTAACTtcattctgttcagctattggctgttcagcttgtttattaaaccaatcacagtgacatatattcacacagtgtacagaaggattattccacagcacgcATGGGCAGAGATGCAGCAGGCTTGTGTCTCAGTTCCTGCCACCCAGATATGGTGGGGGGTCTTGTCAGTTTATTTCTTGTTATCAACACTGGGAGGGGCAATGGTGATGGTCAGCAAAGGCACTGTGAGGCAAGGTGACTTGGGCTCACTTGTTACACAGCCGTGGCTGACTTAGACACTCTTTAGTTTCCACAGCCATGTATTCACATGAAGTCACATGAAAGGGAGTA contains:
- the Niban3 gene encoding protein Niban 3 encodes the protein MGVRPSSPLDKRQQQQLRGQVDGLLRAFLPCYRRQLAAAMLRQISRELEPRETVGCQLSHTKKLPRVREHQGPLTLLWGHPPQWQPTFCVLRGDGRLEWFSRKDEYESGGRPLGSTALTGYTLLTSQREYLCLLDDLCPSSSGDLAQEEPLRVLEEPVSFPLFLVHPFRAHLCFCAGTRGAQRAWRLGLQGAIRLRATVLQRSRAPAACAFLEAVHLYRRRRGFAGGDDATLGSDAEVLSAELMRELLPALRAQTLRGLRGAGRARARACAEFLDAVHATVLARVSAGLRAFQPEKDALLAKLERTVRAEFEQIMQQRAQWAEKVEAEIRDPLEACLCRMVDPQLPQLTLALLSPVEATLQTVRTLLIRGMDRLSHHLHKNPSGTRLRREVYEFGEIPWDPELMQACYREAERNRSHLAQLAEPFGFLGMRSLVFGAQDLAQQLMAAAVTTFLQLADQCLTSALDRGQTAEQLEKVRGLVLKKFTSDSETSRWRFTRDWLLGIFWPFVWSQLGVSSNSEQPEVDGDILGMGCQVLTTEGVCRDVIQGLLLQRIDRELKKSLGASDRVCSPAGCSVSL